Within the Malus sylvestris chromosome 4, drMalSylv7.2, whole genome shotgun sequence genome, the region TACCATTCTACAAATCCAAGTACCGGATAGCTCCTAAACATTATTAATTCTACACAAGTTCAATGTTCTCGGGCATTTGGTTTTAGTCTAGGTATAAAATTAGACTTCATTTTAGGTGGCGTGGCTCTTCTCTTGGCTCGGTTTTCTTCGTTGATCTGCCTAATTTTATTTACTATAGGTTGAAAAAGCACGAGTGTAAATTTCAAGTCGTCTCCTCACGCTTGTATTTTATTACCTAgaatattataattaatatacttAAGTGAATAATGTAAATTATCAAATTAAGATATGGGTTATTGAATCATTTTAATAatcaatttttctttacttttttaTGTTGTGAACAAGTTAATTAGTTTCTCAATGTTGACACCTCGCTCTCTCATTGGAGATATTCTTGTGTTGGGAACCCGAAATGGGGTAAGTGCCAGAGAAGGGATGCGACCAGAAGGAAGTAAATCGTAGGTGTACATGGTGTTTTTTATCTTTGGAAAAGGGTTCCCGCTGGATCATATTTTTTGGGATTTTGAAGATCGTGTAATTATATCTATTCATCGTACATCTTacgattataaattatttaaaatttaaaatttaaaattaaatataaatagtacctaactaaaactgaccgcacaatatacgatgaacgaatatgatTACACGATCTCTAAAATCCCAAGAAAAGGATCCGGACCTGTAGAGATAATTGTTCCGGTAATTGGACTTTAGAATTTCTCCTCTCACTACACGTGTACTATATATTTCAGTCAAGGTTTGAGTCGGTCGATCGTGGTAGGCAATTTACATACGCCATATATACAATTCCAACTTCCAAAAGGTTAGATCAGTAATTGCAACACCAAACCTCCGGCCTATAAATTCAGCCCTAATATATCTCCCCTACATATCCTTGTGTACCAAAGCCTTCCAAGAACAACAGAGATATTGTAGATTATTGCCTGCTTGATTCGGAAAATTACATATCACAACATGGCCGGGAAGATCACAGCAAGCTCTGTGTTGTTTGTTTCGATCATGATCTGTGGTTTGGTCGGCAGTGCATTGGGACAAAGTGCGACGAATGTGAGAGCCACATACCACCTCTACAATCCACAGCAAAACAATTACGACTTGCGGGCAGTAAGTGCCTACTGCGCAACATGGGATGCCGATAAATCCCTCGAATGGCGCAGCAAATATGGATGGACTGCCTTTTGCGGACCTGCTGGCCCTACTGGGCAAGCCGCATGCGGAAGGTGCCTCTTGGTACGTATTAACATACTAGCTGATTAGTGATGGAACGTTCTTATGCAAAATGTGTTTGTgcaaatatttaatttaatgaatttatgtATCTGCAGGTGACAAACACTCGGACTGGAGCTCAAGCAACGGTGAGAATTGTTGATCAGTGCAGCAACGGAGGATTGGACTTGGACGTGAATGTTTTTAACCAAATTGACACCGACGGCAATGGTTACCAACAAGGCCACCTTATCGTCAACTACGACTTTGTCAACTGCGGCGACTAAAGCCTGTAAACCTTAATTTTTTCAATAGCTATATAGTTCTCTACTTCCAGTATTGGTAAGGAACTTAACTATGTATTACTAATAAATAAGCTTCACCATGGAATAAATTGAAGTGGAATTGCTTCTTGAATTATAACAAGAAGTATTATATTATATAGATTGTATAAGCACTTCAATCTTATGATAAATGTATAACTGCACCATTAGCTATGTAGGGGCTTCCTAATTTAAGAATGAATGTTGCATAATTTAAAACGGGAACATTTCCTTCTCATTCAGTGAATTTCAAAGGAACCAACCATGGGAAGTGGTCCAGCAAAAATAAGGTAGAATTCCAATTTAGATTTGCTTCCtagttttgggtttgagaaatgAAGCTGGCAAAAacttgagtgattctttagTTAAAAGCTTTGAAATGATGTTTGTCATTTGACTAAGGCCAGAGATGAGCTGAAATGCCCTTAGCTTTTCTAGAGTCCATTGGAAATTAGTCATACCCTTCTTAAAGTGGGATACCTCAGGCtttggaaaaaagaagaagaaaggaaccATGAAAGTCAAGACTACAATCGATGGAGAAAAATAAGGACTTGAGCAATAAACTAAAAATACAATCAATggagaaaattaaggacttaagcAGGGTCTTTTCTCCTTGTTCTGTTTGCTTGTTTCAAGTTTGTTGCTCTACTTTGCTTTTTTTAATCTGTGTTAGTCCTCTGTGGGAACTTTCCTTCGTACTCACCTTTGGTGGATTTCCCTGTTTTGTGGAAATTTCCagttcaacaaagaaaaataaaagaaggaaataattaaaagtaaatTCGTTTTAATAAGCCAtgcattttcttgttttgttaaTTTGACCGATTCTTAGATGAGATAGGATGGATCCAAGAACCCAAATACCTAAACATCATAATGTTACGTACAATACAAGCATATATATCCAACATCAGATATTTGGCGTTGATGTTTGTCATCTTAAAGTAAAGCCAAACAAAAATGTATTATTCCTATTGAATAATGAGTTCCACACAAAAACGGGAGACTAAATGATATACTTGTGTCACCAATGTCTTTTGCGATAAAAATCACATTACTGTCTTGTTATGTAGGTGGTAAAATGCAAGTTGAAAGACAATATTAGCTTGGTTAATAGTGTACGGTTGACATTTCTGAAATGAAATCTTGACAATTCCAAATGGACATATGCTATATATGCATCCTTGCTGCTTCTAGATCAAGCACTTTGAATGATAAGGTACGTTTAAACTGCGAACTCATTCATTTTCTCCCATCAAAGACTGCCACCCGTGAAACTAAGACTTTGGGTGGacaattctaatttatatttcATACTTTTATTCGTGTGTCTTAATGTAATTAGTCCAACATTCAAGATGGAAAATACTACGTACCTTtgtatcttatcttatcttaacTTATCTTCAAATTTGTGTACAATTTAGGTGATACAATTCCAACATATCCAAGGCTAGATTGGTAATTGCAACACTAACCTCCGTCCTCTAATTAATTCAATCACAAGTATTCCCTGATCATTTCTCACATCCATATTGGTCCGTATACCAAGCTGTCAAGTACCATGAACAATATTAGTTAATTCATTATTAGCCCTAGCTGCAGAggagaaattacaaataattaatCAAAAAACGGCCGGGAAGATCACCACACCGACACCGTGCTTTGTGTCGTTATTAGTTCGGATCATGATCTGTGTGTTGGCCATGGCAGGCAGTGCATGGCCGGGAACAAAGTGCGACGGGTGTTACAGCGACAAGTTTGCCCTACAATTAATCCACAGCAAAACAATTACGATTTGCAGGCTGTAAATGCATACTGCTCAGCATTTGACGCCGGTCAATCACATGCATGACGCAGCAGATATGGATGGGCTAGCCTTTTGTGGACCTGTTGGCCCTACTGGACAAGCTGCATGCGGAAGATGTCTTAAGATACGTAGGGCGCTGCTATACACAAATAATCTTATGCAAAATGATGTATGTTTGCATGCGCAGTTGACAGACACCGAGACTGAAGCTCAAGCAACGGCAAATTTGTTGATCAGTGCAGCACAGGAGGCTTGCACTTGGACACGAATGTGTTTAACCAAATTGATCAGTGCAAAACCAACGGAAATGGCAATGCCCAAAGCCgccttttcgtcaactacgacTTTGTCAACTGTGGCGATTGACTAGAGCCTCTAATCCCAAacccccaaattaactagaagTTTAGCATTGCTCTCTAGCTACTTACATTATTAGCAAGGGAATCACTTAGTTATTACTAATGAATAAGTTTCACCTTAAATTGCTTCAAAAAAATTACTAATATTGACCGTGAACTATATATCTTCAACTTTATGAACAAATGAAGTCATGGTATATGAGTTTTTGTTATATACTTGAGATGGGACTGGGAGCATGTAGACTGCTTATAAAAATGATTTTCCATTTACAATATCCTCCATATAgtgataatattattttaagggATTCTACAAAGTATATTAAACAAGTTGATTCTCCATATATAATCGATTCTCTTCTTACGTGATGTGTCACATAATAGGAGAAATAAATATTTGTCCCATGAAAAGAGAAACAAGTATATGACTATTCTCTAATCTTGGAGATTAAAGAGTGGCTTGAATTGGGGAGGGGATTGGATTTGTGCTTGTGGAGACAAACTTAAGGCTCCTCTAATCCTTTCTTTGCCAGTTACCATCCCTCTTTCAAGCTTGATTAGAGATTATTGGACCTTAATTGGACTTGAAGGCGTAGGGAGGCAGGCTCTCTCGTGTGGGCCATATCTTTATAAAGGGCAGGGCTACTAATCACCTTCTACAGTAATCCACTTTGGGTTTCTTCCTCGCATTTCTCACGGGATGACCTTCTTTGGTCTTTGGTCTTCGGCCCTTATTCAATCTCAATTAAGGGGCAAAAAAGTGAAGAGGTGCTTTTGGCTGACAATAATACTATttggacaaaataaaactaCTGAGTGATGATCTTCTCGCATCCCATTTTACTTTATGCATaccttttttaattatttaataattttttatgtggTAATATATAGTAGGGTTGAGCACAGCTTGGGTTGGTTCAGTTTTGGTTCTAAATCACGAACCAAAATGCACACTTTGGTTTTCCTAAATTTCATATCACAACTGAACTGTaaaagcttaaaaatgatgtaATTGGTTCACTAATATTGCGGTttgatttggttcggtttgCAGTTTAACATGTTTAAACGCA harbors:
- the LOC126620172 gene encoding pathogenesis-related protein PR-4-like is translated as MAGKITASSVLFVSIMICGLVGSALGQSATNVRATYHLYNPQQNNYDLRAVSAYCATWDADKSLEWRSKYGWTAFCGPAGPTGQAACGRCLLVTNTRTGAQATVRIVDQCSNGGLDLDVNVFNQIDTDGNGYQQGHLIVNYDFVNCGD